In a genomic window of Punica granatum isolate Tunisia-2019 chromosome 6, ASM765513v2, whole genome shotgun sequence:
- the LOC116210517 gene encoding LOW QUALITY PROTEIN: sucrose synthase 3 (The sequence of the model RefSeq protein was modified relative to this genomic sequence to represent the inferred CDS: inserted 1 base in 1 codon), which yields MSGPKLTRIPSMRDRVEGTLSAHRNELIALLSRYVAQGKAILQPHHLLDELEGIIGDDESKKALKDGPFSEVLRCAQEAIVLPPFVAIAIRPRPGVWEYVRVNVFELNVEQLTVSEYLCFKEELVDGQSSKGFVLELDFEPFNATFPRPNRSSSIGNGVQFLNRHLSSIMFRNKDCLEPLLDFLRAHKYKGYTLMLNDRIQSVPRLQSALAKAEDYLSKLPPDAPFAEFEYVLQGMGFEKGWGDTASRVLEMMHLLLDILQAPDPATLETFLGRIPMVFNVVILSIHGYFGQANVLGLPDTGGQVVYILDQVRALENEMLERIRKQGLDITPRILIVTRLIPDAKGTTCNQRMERVSGTEHTHILRVPFRSEKGILRQWISRFDIWPYLETFASDAANEITAELQGIPDFIIGNYSDGNLVASLLASKMGVTQCTIAHALEKTKYPDSDIYWKKYDEKYHFSCQFTADLLAMNNADFIITSTYQEIAGTKDTVGQYESHSAFTLPGLYRVVHGIDVFDPKFNIVSPGADMSIYFPYSEKSKRLTALHGSIEKLLYDPEQNDEHIGTLSDRSKPMIFSMARLDRVKNITGLVECYAKNSKLRELANIVIVAGYNDVKKSKDREEIAEIEKMHDLMEKYNLDGQFRWMSAQTNRARNGELYRYIADSRGIFVQPAFYEAFGLTVVESMTCGLPTFATCHGGPAEIIEHGISGFHIDPYHPDRAATLMADFFQQCKEDPXQWNKISDGGLQRIFERYTWKIYSERLMTLAGVYGFWKYVSKLERREIRRYLEMFYILKFRQLVKSVPSATDESQ from the exons ATGTCGGGCCCTAAGCTGACTCGGATCCCCAGCATGAGAGACCGCGTCGAGGGCACTCTCTCCGCTCATCGGAACGAGCTCATCGCTCTTCTCTCCAG GTATGTGGCTCAGGGGAAGGCGATATTGCAACCGCATCACCTCCTGGACGAGCTCGAGGGTATCATCGGCGATGATGAGTCGAAGAAGGCTCTCAAGGATGGCCCTTTCAGCGAGGTCCTCCGATGCGCGCAG GAAGCCATCGTATTGCCTCCTTTTGTGGCAATTGCGATCCGTCCGAGGCCTGGCGTTTGGGAATATGTCCGTGTTAATGTTTTTGAGCTCAACGTTGAGCAATTGACAGTCTCGGAATATCTTTGTTTTAAAGAAGAGCTTGTGGATGGGCA GTCTTCAAAAGGTTTCGTCCTCGAGCTGGACTTTGAGCCATTCAATGCAACTTTTCCCCGTCCTAATCGATCTTCATCCATCGGCAATGGTGTTCAATTCCTCAACCGCCACCTTTCTTCAATCATGTTTCGGAACAAGGACTGTTTGGAGCCGTTACTTGATTTCCTTCGGGCGCACAAGTATAAGGGATAT ACCTTGATGCTCAATGATAGGATACAGAGCGTTCCGAGGCTTCAGTCCGCTCTGGCAAAGGCAGAGGATTATCTTTCTAAACTTCCTCCTGATGCACCGTTCGCTGAGTTTGAATATGT ATTACAAGGTATGGGATTTGAGAAAGGTTGGGGTGACACTGCATCAAGGGTGCTCGAGATGATGCACCTTCTCTTGGATATCCTACAGGCTCCTGATCCCGCTACATTAGAGACATTTCTTGGAAGGATCCCTATGGTGTTCAATGTGGTCATTTTGTCTATACATGGGTACTTTGGACAAGCAAATGTGTTGGGATTGCCTGACACTGGCGGACAG GTTGTTTACATACTGGATCAAGTACGGGCTCTTGAAAATGAAATGCTCGAGAGAATACGGAAGCAAGGATTAGATATAACTCCAAGGATTCTAATA GTTACTAGGCTAATACCTGATGCAAAAGGAACTACGTGCAATCAACGAATGGAAAGAGTCAGTGGAACTGAGCACACACACATTTTACGAGTTCCTTTCAGATCAGAAAAGGGAATCTTGCGTCAGTGGATCTCGAGATTTGATATCTGGCCTTATCTGGAGACTTTTGCCTCG GATGCAGCAAATGAAATTACTGCCGAGCTACAAGGAATTCCAGATTTTATTATTGGGAACTATAGTGATGGAAATCTTGTCGCCTCATTATTGGCTTCCAAGATGGGGGTTACACAG TGCACAATTGCCCATGCGTTGGAGAAAACAAAGTATCCAGATTCAGATATCTATTGGAAAAAATATGATGAGAAGTACCACTTTTCCTGTCAGTTCACTGCTGACCTATTAGCCATGAATAACGCTGATTTTATTATCACCAGTACTTACCAAGAGATTGCTGGAAC GAAAGATACCGTTGGACAGTATGAAAGCCACTCTGCTTTCACCCTTCCTGGTCTCTATCGAGTTGTCCATGGAATTGATGTGTTTGATCCGAAGTTCAATATCGTCTCTCCTGGTGCTGATATGTCCATCTACTTTCCATATTCCGAGAAGAGCAAGAGACTTACAGCATTACATGGTTCGATTGAGAAGCTGTTGTATGACCCTGAACAAAATGATGAGCACAT TGGAACATTGAGTGATAGGTCGAAGCCCATGATATTTTCGATGGCTAGGTTAGATCGTGTTAAAAATATAACCGGATTGGTGGAATGCTACGCTAAGAACTCTAAGCTGAGGGAGCTGGCAAATATTGTTATCGTTGCTGGTTATAATGATGTGAAGAAGTCCAAAGACAGAGAAGAAATTGCAGAAATTGAAAAGATGCACGACCTTATGGAGAAATACAACTTAGATGGCCAATTTCGGTGGATGTCAGCCCAAACAAATCGTGCTCGCAATGGCGAGTTATATCGATACATAGCTGATTCAAGAGGCATTTTTGTTCAG CCTGCCTTCTATGAAGCTTTTGGACTTACAGTCGTTGAATCCATGACTTGTGGCCTTCCTACATTTGCCACCTGTCATGGTGGTCCTGCGGAGATAATCGAGCACGGAATATCTGGATTCCACATTGATCCTTACCATCCTGATAGAGCTGCCACTCTCATGGCAGATTTCTTTCAGCAGTGCAAAGAGGACC CTCAGTGGAATAAAATATCTGATGGCGGGCTTCAGAGGATCTTCGAAAG ATATACCTGGAAGATTTATTCCGAGAGGTTGATGACACTTGCTGGTGTCTATGGCTTCTGGAAGTATGTTTCAAAGCTCGAGAGACGTGAAATTCGACGATACCTTGAGATGTTCTACATCCTCAAGTTCCGTCAATTG GTAAAATCTGTTCCCTCGGCGACAGACGAGTCACAATGA
- the LOC116212205 gene encoding LOW QUALITY PROTEIN: endoglucanase 17 (The sequence of the model RefSeq protein was modified relative to this genomic sequence to represent the inferred CDS: inserted 5 bases in 5 codons; deleted 2 bases in 1 codon; substituted 1 base at 1 genomic stop codon), with product MATTTHHQQAQFRTPPHRPRFASHNYNRDALTKSILFFXGQRSGRLPSSQRLTWRRNSGLSDGSAAHVDLVGGYYDAGDVKFGFPMAFTTTMLSWSVIEFGGLMKSELPNAKQXIRWATTDYLLKATAHPDTIYVQVGDANRDHECWERPEDMDTPRNVYKVDKNXPGSDVAGETAAALAAASLVFRRSDPAYSKLLVRRALRVFQFADKYRGPYSNGLKRVVCPFYCSYSGYEDELLWGAAWLFKATXNPIFLKYIQINGQTLGAGEYDNTFGWXNKHVGARILLSKAFLVQKLQSLHDYKGHADNFICSVIPGASFSSTPYTRGIXLFTSLGLLFKMSDDNMQYVTSTSFLLLAYAKYLTSADRIVNCGGTTVTPQVLRSIAKKQVDYLLGDNPLKMSYMVGYGPRYPQKIHHRGSSLPSIATHPAKIQCHAGFDFMHSTSANPNVLVGAVVGGPDMNDRFPDDRSDYEQSEPSTYINAPLVGALAYLAHSFGQL from the exons ATGGCTACTACTACACACCATCAACAGGCACAGTTTCGGACACCGCCCCACCGCCCCCGCTTCGCCAGCCACAACTACAACAGGGACGCCCTCACCAAGTCCATCCTCTTCT GAGGCCAGAGGTCCGGGAGGCTCCCTTCCAGTCAGAGGCTCACTTGGAGGAGAAACTCTGGCCTCTCCGATGGCTCCGCCGCCCAT GTGGATTTGGTCGGAGGGTACTATGATGCAGGGGACGTGAAGTTCGGGTTCCCAATGGCTTTCACCACCACAATGCTGTCGTGGAGTGTCATCGAGTTCGGAGGACTGATGAAGTCGGAGCTCCCGAACGCCAAGC CCATACGCTGGGCTACTACTGACTACCTCCTCAAGGCCACCGCCCATCCTGACACCATCTACGTGCAG GTAGGGGATGCCAATAGGGACCACGAGTGCTGGGAGAGACCCGAGGATATGGACACACCAAGGAATGTCTACAAGGTTGACAAGA TCCCCGGGTCTGATGTTGCCGGTGAAACTGCTGCTGCTCTTGCAGCGGCCTCTCTGGTCTTCAGGAGGAGTGACCCAGCTTACTCCAAGCTCCTTGTCAGAAGGGCTCTTAGG GTCTTCCAGTTTGCTGATAAGTATAGGGGACCCTACAGCAATGGGTTGAAGAGAGTTGTGTGCCCTTTCTACTGTTCTTACTCTGGTTATGAG GATGAGCTGCTGTGGGGAGCAGCTTGGCTGTTTAAGGCCA AAAACCCGATCTTCCTCAAATACATCCAAATCAACGGACAGACTCTAGGAGCCGGAGAGTACGACAACACGTTCGGGT ATAACAAGCATGTCGGTGCAAGAATCCTTCTCTCCAAG GCATTTCTGGTGCAGAAGCTGCAATCACTTCATGACTACAAAGGCCACGCAGATAACTTCATATGCTCGGTGATACCAGGGGCTTCTTTCTCTTCTACCCCATACACTCGTGGTATTTAACTCTTCACATCTCT GGGCCTGCTCTTCAAGATGAGCGATGACAACATGCAGTACGTGACGTCCACCTCATTCCTGCTATTGGCCTACGCCAAATACTTGACATCCGCGGACAGGATCGTTAACTGTGGAGGCACGACCGTCACCCCCCAG GTTCTCCGCTCCATTGCCAAGAAGCAGGTGGACTACTTACTGGGGGACAACCCCTTGAAGATGTCCTACATGGTGGGGTACGGACCACGGTACCCGCAGAAGATCCACCACAGGGGGTCATCCCTCCCCTCCATCGCCACCCACCCTGCCAAGATCCAGTGCCACGCAGGCTTCGACTTCATGCACTCCACCTCTGCCAACCCCAATGTCCTGGTGGGCGCCGTCGTGGGCGGGCCCGACATGAACGACAGGTTCCCGGATGATCGGTCTGATTATGAGCAGTCCGAGCCTTCCACCTACATCAATGCGCCTCTGGTCGGGGCCCTTGCATATCTCGCGCACTCGTTCGGTCAGCTCTAA